The DNA region TCATTAAATGATATATTATATCGTAAATTGTATTCTATACAAAAACGGAATGATGAtggtcaatttttgttgaaatatttcgATAACTGTCTAAAATAGCCTGCACAAGTATCCATGGTCTAACAACACTCTTTGATTATTCAGAGAACGATAAATTGGTCGCGACAGCATTGGAAGGAGCAATAAATAAACTTCCGGTGTTAGAAAACACGCATGCTACAAAGCCTTCAAAGAACCAATCCCGACACCAGCATCGTTTTTACTATCTATATTTACGGAATAAAGTCTCTTTGCCTAAAATACCATTTTCAAAAGTTCCACACACGATACACGATTAAATTGAAAAGCAACCACTAAAGGCACATTATCTTCATTTTTTGCATCACTCGTTGCTGCAACAAAATAATTCATTCGATCCTACGCTTTCTTCACTTACATTATAATACACATTCTAATGTGTGAGTATTCATTATTAGGGTGATTTGagcattataattattacaagtATTATAAGACTTATAATTAATTCGCGTACAAAAACCAGGATGACCAATAAATTCTAAGAAATAaatcttttaaaatttataaatgccataatgcataaaaatccgcagtctacctacACAAAAACTCAGCGTCTCATTACCGCTTTATTTTCATTAAACGAAATTCGCAGCGGAAACAATTGTCCCAAAATCCACGGAAAAGGAGGGAATTCGCAGGAAGAACGCAGGGTGGAAGATCTTCGGGGAAGATGGTTGGGGTTTCGCAGAATGCCGTGCAGAGGTGGCGGTTATGGCGAGTCGGTGTCCGGCGTTAAATCGCGATACATTATCCGCGACATTACGCTGCGCGTCGTATCGGGCGACCATTAAGTCAACGACTGCGGACATTTGCATTCCTCGGAGTAGTCTGGCCGTTCCCGGAAGACGGGGATCAGGATGGCAGTCGGTTGGTCGTTTGCTGGGGAAAAAGCGGGTAGGAACGATCCCGAGGCGACTATGGCCGCCTTGCGTGTTGGCGCGGGCAGATAACCGGGGCGATATTAAACATAATTCGCGCGTTTATCGCGGCCGCGGTACCGCTCGTAATCCGGCATTCGACGCATCCGCGCATTTGAACGCGCGTGTTCGTCGGCGGCATCGGCGTCGCGACGACCAGCGTCGGTCGTTTGAGCCGCGAGAGAGCCCCGCGGAGAACAAAAGAGAGACACGACCCTTCGAAAACACGCCGCGATACGAGGAGATGGATAGATAGGCGACGAAAAGGACGGGACAAAGGGGACAGCGACGGAAGAGGACGATAgagaaaaataaatagaaaatgaagGAAGGAATGGAAAAAAGACAGACAAGAATGGCCAGTGCCGGGAGCGAAACGCGGCGATGAGGGCTGAGAgagcgatagagagagagagagagagagagtgacggtggtgggacggggggaagggaGCGGTGGAGAACGCAAGaggtaaagaaacgatgaaggGATGAGGGAAAAAAGGGGATGGAGGAAGAGAGACATCGAGTTGATACGGCGAAAAGAGAGGGAGGCACACTGCCGTTGGACATTAAGAACGTTTCGTGCGGCAATTTAACCACCGACCAGGGACGCCGAGGGCGGCGCAGCCGGCGTCCCTGCGAAGGCAGCCTCTGAACGATATGGGGAGAGAGGGTGGTCGGGAAACGAGGGAAAGAGTCGAAATGAGACAGAGAGAAGAAGGGGCCTGCGCCACCGGTATAGAGTTTTTACGACTTCTACGCGCGTGCGCCTGCACACCTGGAGATTAGGTTTAACAgccttaattttaaaaaattgccgcCTCTCCCCGACAATCTCCACTCCCCCTCGCTTCCTCTTATTCTTCTACCTGGCTCGTTCAACCTTCCTGCCCTCCTCCTACTTCTCCACCCTCTGGCTCTCTTTTCCTCCTCtaccaatctctctctctctcgctcttcagCTAGGAGACTCTCCACCACCAGCATCCAGcagcaccaccaccaccacctcaCGGGCCACCCTTCCCACGGCGAAACGAAATTGCGCCGCTTTGCACCGTCGAGGATAAAGTTCTGGATGCTCCGTTGCCACCCCTTGCCGCCTATCTGCGACGACGAACTCTCGAGACAGCCGCGCGGACGCGGAAACACGCCGGGACATTTAGCCCATTTACCGGCcgtctacatatacatatacaccggTCAGGATTAGGCATTAGGAAGTGCCGGGAATATGCCCACGGAATTTTGGGGAAAATTGTTTAGGGCTGGGGACACCCGTGGAGAATGCTGCGAACGGGTGGGACCATGGCCAGAGACTTCGTCCGGTTTGACGATGGTTTCGCTTGCTGGATTGACGGCGCTGAGGCCGCCGACATGCGACTCGGGATCGAGCCAATTCGATTATTGAGGGGTTAGTTAACCTGCACcatccaatttttagtaaacttTAAGGGTTCAGTGGGTGGAAGGTCGGCGGAATCCTCGTTGGTTTTCTTGTGTGGCTTTTTGTCAGTTCTTAAGGGTGAAGACATTCTTCAGGGCTCTTCAGAGTTCTTCAAGCTCTAGCATCTTGAATGGAGATATATGCAAATTATCCAAATGTTATCAGTGGCACACATTTTCTTGCATATTCAAAATTGAGAAATGTCATAAATCCGCAAACATGTACAATCAAATTATAAATTAGAAATCTACCTATTAACTGTATCTATAGATAAGTGCATGTTTAGAAGGTAACTTTCAAAGCCAGTTAAAATGATGATTATTATATTAGATAATAGACTATATAAGGGCTTGCGTTAATCAGAAAGTGATTGAAACCTTGAACGCGCTTCTCGCACATTACCATTTTCCATCGTAGTAACTCGTGTCCACGGTTTCAGGGAATCAAAACCGGTCACCCGTGGCCTTCGAACACCCGTCAGCGAGGCTGCGACCAACCTATAAAAAAGAAACGGAAGCCGTCAACGATGTGAGTACGGCAGATTTTCCCACGCAAAATAACGACACCGGCCTCCCTCGACCAGTGCCGTCACGAAGAAAAATCTCCACCCCCCTCCCCCTGATTACAGCGAAACAAATCCTTACAATTCATCGTGCGAAAAACCCTACAGCTAAATCCACGAATGAATTCCAGGATCGGTGAACCCTGCACCAGACAGACAATTTCATCTTGCAGGGGCATATCGGCCAAGTCGTAGCGAccggagcggagcggagcagGGCGGGGCGGGGTGGCATCTAGGTGCCTAGATTAATTAACAACTTCGTAAACCGTCCCTTCTCGTAGGAACCCTTTCCGTAATTCCGTGGAAATTTTCGTCGTGGCCCCGCCTCTGCTGGCTGGCCGCAATAAAATCCACGTTGAGCCAGGTTCCAGACTCGTGTGAAATATCGCCGCGAATTATCATACCATCTGAAATTAAAGGGCTGAAATTTCGGGGTGGTACCGCACCGACGGTGGTGCCCGCTGGAAAATAATTTTGATGCTCACTCTGTACTTCTCTACGCGCGTTGCTACCCCCCCCCGGACCACCCCTTGGCCGCGTCGTCCACCCCGCCGACACCATCACACACCCCCGTAGCCCCCCAACCCCCGAAACCCCTCGGGCCGCAAATCCCGCGCTCTGTTCATCctctccttccttccttccttccctgCCCCCTTTTCCTTCGTTCCTAACGCAGAACAGACAGAGAGTCGAATCTACTAGTCGGCGCATAGAGGGGTTCAACCGAGTCTGGGGGCCTTGAGGGGTAGGTGAGCAGGTAGGGGGACAACGACGGTTCGGCAACCGTGACgctgcagagagaaagagagagaaacgaaAGAGAGGCCCCCGGTGGACATAGAGCAAGCCAGCAAGTGCTACTCCGATGTTCTCGAGTGCGGACCGGTcgacgcggctcggctcggcgcggcggcggcggtgggaaAGAAAACCGTGGTCTCGTCGGATGCGGGGGTGGCAGAGgaaaagagaagagaaagagacggAAGGGCTGACACGGCcgcgaacgagagagaaagaaggattTCCGGCGGACAGAAGTGCGCGCTCCAGCAGAGCGAAAGGGCGCCCTCTTTGGCCGCTCGTGCGCATTCGCCTTCCTCTTCCTGCCCTCTTAGCCGGCGATCACCCCCGCGCCCAACGAGCGCTGCGCTCTCTCGCTGGCTTCTTTTTGTCTCGCGCAACGCGTCCTGCGTTTCCCCGGCACGGCGCGCGCTGCTTTTCCTGGCCACGAGCGACGATTTTTCTTTCGCAGCGTCTGCGCGGCCACGCCCTCCCGCTGCAATGGCCGCGATACCGAAATTCCTCGCGGGGGCGGCGCCCTTCCCCCCGCCGACACCCCCTCCCCCCTACCCGCAGTTTTTCCGTCTCCGTCACGCGAACCGAGCTACCCTAATTTTGGTAGCACGCGCCTCGTCTGTCTCGTCCACCGCCGTCACCCCCTCCACCATCTCCCGGGaccttttttctgttttttctgCCACTTCCCCTACTCTCCCGGTAACTACCTCTTCGCTATCCATCTCGCGACCTCTCCCGCTAGCGTCTCTCTTTCCCTTTGAAAGAGAGCGGACCACGATAACGATGAGGCGCGCCGGCCACCCCCGCTGCCACTTCTTCCTTCACTCCATGAtgagggcgagagagagagagagagagagagagagagagggacgctGCGCGGGGGTACGTTTTAAGAGGTCCCTCAAACAAGCTCGTGGCTACGACGCCAGCTGTCTGTGTGCATTGTACTTGGCTCGTGTAATGTGTACGTACGTCTTTGATCGAGTGTTTATACGGACTTGGTTCAGAAATCGATTGGTCTCCACGGTTAATGAGTCGCGCTGAATGCTATTGATGTTTCCGATCGATTTATGGACCGACTCGCTCCACGCCTGCGAAGAATCGCGCCGACAAATCGACCGGAACGATCGATCGCACCGTGACGTTCAAGAGCAGAGGTCTCAGAATTTTAGAGATTGCTGGAGGGTCTGTAGAAATATCGATGTAGGACTGGTAGGAGGATAGGGTATGCGATCGCGCTTTAGGCGAACTAGGCTGATTTAGCGTATCAAATTTAGGGGGGTGAACGCACTGCACTACTTGCCGTAGTCTTAGATGCTTCACTCAGAATTTTAGGGGATGTTCGTACGTCTCTGGAATTATTGATGTAGGATTGCTAGGAGGACAGAGTAGGTGATTTTAGGCGAACTGTAGATTTAGCGCTTCGAGTTTAGCGGGGTGAACGCTTTTCCCCACATCGATGCAAAGTAATTCCGTAAACCGCGACTGCAGTAGTGAATACGAATTGCTATTAAAATCGATGAACCCGTCcagatataaaataacagtcagAGCGAGGGGTTAGTGCGGACTCGATTTAACAACTGATTATACTGACCGATTAGTGAAGTTCATCGATGTTATAAACGATAGATTTACAGGATTTAAGCGTCGGTACCTGTGGATTAGATTTTCGGGCATAATCCGTACTCGACGCGCCATGATGGCTGATAATATTCTCGACATTATTTCATATTTCTGCTACGGCAACACGCGGAGGACGAGGCTACCGCAAAAATTCCGGGACCGGAAAGAAATAATTGGAAACGGTCACCCTCCCTTAATCTTATTGGATGCCGATCGTTTAAGAATTAACCGCAGGCAATTAATTTCAGCCTGGCTTGAGACAAATGTAACAGCCTTCAATATTATTATGTTTTATAAATtatgtaatattattataatatatatataatattattgtgCACCATATTTGCATTAGTCGGCTCGCGTGAATCGaaacaattatatttcattcatttgttttaaaattgaaatcacGGAGAGCACGGATGTTTAAGGAATGCATCGGACGAACGAGAATGAATTGGTCGATCGAACGATTGACATTAACCATGAATTTTTCATTGGAAACGCGGCGGACGAACGATCGGGAAAGATTTAACGCAGTTCCAACGAAATGTaacgataatgaaattaagtagTTCGTTCTTCATCGTCATGCGTTTCTGGTACGCATGTAAATGAGCGAATGATTAACATTAAATTCGTGGGAATATCGTGAACAGCCATCGACACGGCGCCGCGATACACCGTCAGTTGAAATTTGTCTGCGTATTTCGTCATAAAGCTGTTTCGAGTAACGTTCGCCAGCCGCATGGATTTTATTCCGCGAGCGTGCCTATATCAGAACCTCCATTTTCTGTACCGCAAGTTTCATTAATATCTAGATATTGAAATTCGAAATGCGGCGAACTTGAAACAATCGGTATTACAAAATCAAACGACTTCCTATTGGGTTTCAACAAACAAATCatttaaaattttgataatTACAAAAGCACACCTTGAATCGATTCCAATTGCTACAGAATCGAACCATTTTCTATCTTcttattttcaagaaaaaaatttgttaaaatttgGCACGTACATAAGTTGAATTGATTCTGATTAAAAATTCGTGCGCGCGTCTCGTTGTTAAATTACGGACCCGTggcgaataaataaatataaagtgGTCGCGGTTCTGTAAAAACATGTACATCTTACAAATCTTCCGGGTAATTAACATTCTTCCAGGAGGACGTTCACGAAAAAACGGGAAAAACGAAAGCCGGCCGCGGTACATTCCAGCTGATAAATGCAAATCCGTTGCATAGTCATTTCGCGAAATGTCTCGTAATTATAAGGTAATCAGAATATAAACCTACCGTGCAAAACAATAATTTAATGCGCATGGAATACGGTATTGTGTCGTGCGGCCGCGAGTCCATGACTGGGAGCAATGtaaattgttaattttaatttgtCTACTTCGCTCGGCGCCGCCTTGATCATTTCCTGATCGAAACACGCCGGTCTACGGGCCGTGTATTACATGAAGATATTTCGAAGGTTAATTAGTTTTTTAATGCGACATATTTACACATCGCGAGTCTGTAATACTTCTACGTGGAcggtatgaaaattatttatagtttGCACCGATTTAGAAAATTATTTGACGACAAACACTTATTCTTATATAATGTTTCGTAGCACATTATTTTAATCAATTATGCTATATACTAATACATAATAGACCGTggggaaaaaaatgtatgacctTGATCGACCTTGATTACCCTGAACGAAGCAGTAGCAGCAAACATAGAGAATGTtgccaaaataaaaatgaagatcGATTTTCCCCTCTGCTGGCACCGGAGGGGTTGTGTAGAATGTTTTCGGCGGTACCAAAGGGAGCTAAAAAAAAGGCTGCGTCAGTGTGTCAGCCATAACCGCGAAATCTGTCGACCGATCACGGGCTCctttataaaaacaaaattgcgcCGCGAATAACCGGGCAGCATCAGCAATGAGGCGAGTGGCACCCATCGATGCCTGGCGATGGTGAAGATCGTGGTTTAATTATGTTTATCAGCGACGAGTGAAATTAACGAGATTTATCAAGAGCGGTCCGATTTGCTCTACTCCGTACAAACGTTCATAACTCCCCCGTATTACGCACGTATGAACAGCCATGAACTCCTCTGTCCCCCAGCCAGCCGCCGACCCCCGTCCACCCCCTTTTCCCTCCTGTTGGACCCCCTGACACCCCTCTGTCACCAGCTCTTGGACCCTGTAACCTGTAACACGCACGGGCGCGTGTAAAAtttaacgaaatttaaagggccGGTTTGTGAGCCTCAATAATTATGCCACAGCAGCGTAATTATCACGGAATTTCCATTAGTACGTTCAATACACGAACAAATCGCGGTACGCGCTCCCAAAATGTCAAGAAATTATACAGTCCGGGTTAATCCGGCGTTTTGTAGGCGCGACAGAATCTAAAAATGACGGGATCGCGTTACTTCCAATGATCCGACATCACAAACCCCTCGCCGCACCCCTTACGTCATTAATTTTCCCTTAATCCTTACCCGCTCCACAAAAATATTTACGTAAAAGATCTTTCTGTAATTTTTGTTCATGCTTGTTTTACCAAATATTGTTCAACACTGGTACAACTCAGAGTGTTGCAAAAGTCATGGCGCAAGCAGCAGGCTGGTGATTCTACATGCAGAAACAAGCAAATAAAAGAGAATAAGATTTCTTCGTTTAACGCTCCGtttctgagaaaaatgagttTCAAGATCCACCAGGCTCGTGTGCCCTAGTATTCACTGTAAGTAGAATCTGTAGGCCATGGTCAGACGCACCAACGGACTCCTATTAATACACCTGAACTACTGGGAACTAAACAGCACTTTGATACACATTGATTTCTAATAATCGCAAGATTGAATATATTACGAatctatacaatttttattatgataCGTGCTGGAATAGAGAAGCTCTTTACAAAATTTCTCATGGTTATTAACTAATCGTTTCGTGCTTTCTAATGGTTTTGGTGCAATTTGCTGTGGTTCTAGCGTTCACATATTTGtcaaatttttcaaatgaattttctcaaaaatgaaGCATAAAAAAAAAGACATTGCACCCATCTTTGAACTCATTTTCAAACTACAATTCTCATCTAGTCGTTTGCACCGTAACTTCGAGAATACctggaaatgaaaattattttagcCTCCCTCTTAATCCACAAGCAATTAATTGCGCTAATTTGCAAACGTATTAGAAAATACTGGACTCCCAGCCAATACACCGTCACGCTCACGATCATTCGAGCCCAAATGAATTCGTTCAAAAACGACAGAAAAACGGAGGTCCAGAATCTTCCTTTCGAGAATTCCAAAGCGGTGAGCGTCGAGAAAAACGCGAGCCGGAAGCTTCTGAAGGGCTCCGGGATCCGCGATGCGGCGATTAAGCGTACCTCGGTGTGTTTCGAATAATTGCAGCGCGATGGCGGGTCCCGCCTAATGAAGCCTCCGCTAAATTCCCCGAAATTGTTTAATCCGGGGCTCTTAAAAGTTCGGCGGACGCGCGCGGCATAAATTACGCGGCGGAATCCGCgttgcggcgcggcggtgttTCGCGGGTCCGGTCCGCGTGTGTATCCCCGAGGTTCACGACTCGCGTTTTCGCAGCGGTTTTCGGAAGGGGTGTATGGCGGGTTCTGTGAACCGTTGGCGGGGTAACTGATCGATCGATCAGCTGCGATCGGTCGCATCGAAGTCAATGGGGACGGCGTCGTTTCGTACGTTCGACTCCTCGAAAACAGATGGCCAAGTATTCGATGTCGATACGCGGGCTGGCCGTGTTTTTCGGGTTCTCTTCTCcccgaaagagagagaaagagaaagcgaGATAGTTCTCGCGAGAGGGGAGTATCCTCCGGCAGGAAGGACGAGTTGGGAAAAAAGGTAAAAATCGGTGAACAGGTTGGTAGGGATCGAACGAAGCTTTGCGCAGGATAGTGGAGGTCTGGTGGTGGGGGTCTCTTGGATCAGGGAACGGAGGAGGGAAAAAGGCGAAGAGAAGGAAGGCTCGACCGGTTGAGGGAGCGCAGGCGTTGGGTAGCTCTATCCGCCGCGCCATGGTAGGAGAAGTTGGCAACGGGGAAAAAAGAACGGGAGAAACCGGCGCACCGATGGTATCGGGGGAAGGAAACTGAACAACGCAAGTCAATCGTGCGTCTCTTAATAGAAAAGTGGGGTCGATTTATGGGTTATAGGTAAACTGCACACTCTCATCCCTCTGTATCATCGGGCTGTCCCTCTCCTCCCGGCATCGACACCCCTTTTCTATGCCGCCTACGCCGCCGCCAGTACCGGCGACCGATCGGCCGGCAGATATCGCTCTTTCGTTTCCCATCGACGCTGTCCCCTTTTTTATCAGCCCGCGCACTCCTGATCGCTGCCCTGACCGACTGCCACGCGAGAATCCTTCCGCAGGACACAACCGATCCGGAACTGGACCTGGTCGGTTCCTTCGGAGACGTCGTAGCATCCACATCCGACCCAACGAGACGAGTCTGTGTAGCACCAACCAGCCCAGTGTAGCTCCTTTTCTAATCATCGGAGAACTAACTCCTTTGCTAACCATCTCAGACTTCAACTTTTTCGCAGTCGAGCGGCTACTACGTGCGTTTGTTTACCTTGACCGACTCGACTCGTTGGCCATAGTATAAGCGATACGTATCTGCGACTACCGGGCTCAGTGCGTCTGTGGAACGTGgtcgttaaccccttgcactacgatttattcgacggttGCAGTGAATAAATTCTTTGTCGTTCAGAATTTCTTTTAGAAGAAGgaagtttatatttattgtatacctgatggatatacatatataggcaacgacacaaaatagaattttattttggcTTAAGAGAAGGTAATAACACTCGGATCCCGTCGCAAGTCTGACTCCATGttgtagtgcaaggggttaacgatCGAACCAATCGCTGGTTCATTTCTTAATTTCGATTTTACTTGAGAGCCTTCTTATCTTACGTTTGTGATAATTATTTATGTCTACGCATCATTTGAGTCTATtatatacgtttatgacaaaatcAGCAAGTGCAATCGGAAAGAGTAGAACAATTCAAGAAATTGAAGAATGTCCATGGATCTCACATTTTTGAAGTAATTAAAGAAtggaaaaatttctattttattcgaaatatttactTTGATCGAAAATCAACAGTCcacttataataaattaatcttCTTTATATCATAATTAAAAATGCCTGTGTCTCCGGGTTTCATTAGATGCTGGTTTTAATGCACACAGATATCTAAACGACACCGTTGAGCCGAATGTGTTCCGGTGAAAGGGCTTTCCCACCTTAACACTCGCGGTGGGGTTGATTAATACCCGCGCCCCAATTTCCAATAGCCGTCGCGTTTCCGCAAATGGAGCGTGCCACGTGGCGCGTTAAAGTATTTAAAAGGCAAACAATTGAAACGTACAACAGCGAGACGAGTGTCGCTGGAACGCTGGAAAATGGTGTAGCGATACATAGAAGTAACGCTGGGGTACCTATTTCTGGCtggacatgaaattaagatcttTCCTGTACTATTTACTTGTTCATCTCTGGACGTAATAAATAACCGAATTTCGAACAGGAGTGACTGCAACGAgatgcggattttatacattttatacaaGAAAGAATTCAaggaattatatttattttatctaaaatCTGATAAAATCTTTTGCATGTATACTTGTAATCGTGCATcattcattttatattattaactaATTTACTGGACTTCTTACACaacgaaatttaaaataaaaagattttttcttttgtaagctctagataatatttatttcagatttatCCATGTTCCATAATTTATGTTTGTCCATTTTCAATGAAAGGTTGAAGTGAAATTCTTCCGTTTTACTgctattaatataatttttgtcACTATGAGGCATTGTAATTAACAAaaatctagatataaatataccAGGATCGAAACCGCAATGAAAAGTGAATTCTGAATTTGTATCTTCCGTATCAATATAAAGTACAAGCGCTGTGAATTTATTGATacgagaaatatttttaaatcaacGATTCGTTCGAATTCTTCGAGGGTAATGGAtcaagaaatttatattttcgtcATACATTGAATTGAcaaatatttcccatttttaacgccttattaaaaattgatttgcagaccTTGTAGTAACTGATGCgaattgtaatatttaaatgcatactaataattatttgactatttattttCGTAACTCATCCCTATTAACATTTAATTATTAGAGTGTGGATTTTATGCttgtagataatttttatttagcataaagatctAACTTATTCTGTATTTCATAATCGAATGGAATTCCAATTCTCGACATTACATAAACTGATTTCTTCTTTCATCAGAGATTACAAGAACTACAGTAACAGCAACTGACGTTGGAAATAACAACTTGTCTATTTGGTGGCGTTAGCTGCCCACAACAATTCCCAACCGACAGAAGATTATGTTTCTGCGTTCATAGAAATATTCCTCGATGAATCGGAACGATCGAATGACACGTAGGCTGGCCAGTCATGAAACGAACATTTCCATCGATGCCGGATGTAACCAGTAACGTGTACACATAATTCCCAAAAATACGTCTATCAGCAGATACGCGCGGCATGTACCGGCCACCTACAAACATTAGTGATAATTACAATTATTGCTAATTGATGTATACGCAGAATTATATCATTCTGATTGATCCGTTCCGCATCAAAGGGGCGGTCATGAATGAATAACAAAAACGGTTGTGGGCAGGAAGTGGGTAGGGGGGGGTGATACAGAATCGGGAGAGGTGCGGGGTAGATGAAATACATGCGGATGTGTTCCGTTGTCACGGAAGAATCCTGACGAAACATAAATAATCAGGTTGGACGCGGGTAATCGAATTAATGACAATTCCAGCACGCCTCCCGTTAGAATCGCGTTATCATCGGCAGTGATCAACGTATCAACCGGTTTCTAATTTCGTATGCAAATCTGTCAGGACCGACTAATTGAATTGAACGTGAACGGGATCTATCTACGCGATCGTTTCGCATCTCCAAAGCCCGGAAGAGAACAACCGCGCGATGGCATTATCGACGTGAAAGATGAGGAAAAAAATTCGCGAGAAAGAATGGACCGAGAACCAGTTTAGGCTCTCGACAAAACTGGAAAGCGTCCGCCGAAATGAACACGGTTGATTCTAGCATAAACTACGAGAGGCGTGGCGTGACTCGTTGCTAATTAAAATAATCCGGTGGGACAGGGAAGTCGGTTGTAGCCGGAGAGGATAGAGAAGGTCGAAGGAAATCGGTAGTAGTCGATCGGCCGATAGCCTCTCGGCCTTGGCGCGCCGTCCGGAGACTAATAACCCGATTTCCTGTAAATTTCGTCCCGGCCGACATTCTTTTTTACCTAGGAAATAACCAGTTTAATCAGGGACGGCTTCCTTCCCGTGCTATTTGCACGAAATTTCGGAGTTTCGAGCCCGCGCGATACATGTGGGTGGCACAGCTGCGCCGAATGCCTGCTAAAATTAGGATCGGCGATGGTGTGCGTGTGTGCGGACGCGTTCACGGCCCAGAGAGTGAGAGCGAGTCGGCTAGCAAGGTAGCTACGCGAGCGAGGAAGCTAGCCCACCAGCAAAAGCTCGTGTGCGTTCGTGAGCTTTTGCGCTCTCTCGGCCGTGCTTGGCCTCTCGTTTACCCCC from Lasioglossum baleicum chromosome 11, iyLasBale1, whole genome shotgun sequence includes:
- the LOC143213237 gene encoding uncharacterized protein LOC143213237 isoform X2, whose translation is MCETELADLQSTMKGIKTGHPWPSNTRQRGCDQPIKKKRKPSTMEENRVTQKGNEIGE